A genomic window from Glycine soja cultivar W05 chromosome 10, ASM419377v2, whole genome shotgun sequence includes:
- the LOC114369274 gene encoding uncharacterized protein LOC114369274 has translation MSKSNRSKEKHGKSNWLSEHNCDEESAARTRPFSFEEIMLRRRNKELLGNSPKEKELLENVKDPAHGCSSEKITDHFKSARIYKHDKSLSFGMEKHVSEELVKVTSRKKVESAIVKEDDLTEGKRRANHILETKSSAGLNNKARITKEKTEKEMSGYKKNERVHDSSEYRAGNKHSRDSVYKDSYVETNRPKSEREIKKKNHIGGDENHNMYVTEKRHDKDRDNRWKLKKRLSNDSEEVPEKKHYRESDKDKHAGGRAKYERETKRKYKNGDDETQDRNTSRKQDAVKHHNMHIYERKERRVKVKSHNEELTAKRRCSRSREREDRRSPSFSPREQKRTYQDGERKELSMHSLKDSSRTKNPDIDRYRVSTNGSSGHHHRHGVSTSGLGGYSPRKRKSEAAAKTPSPSKHSLEKKRAGWDLPPAGTNNPSAVVSSSFPVSNCAVLSNMHDVVSTSSLDLALVKPLPVSFPSDVSTGKNTNIDSVQLTQATRPIRRLYLENLPASASEKAVMDCFNNLLLSARVNHIQQAQPCICCILHKDKGQALVEFLTADDASAALSFDGSMLFGSIVKIRRPKDYIEVATGEPARSVDVAVSISDVVIDSPHKIFIGGISNHLSSEMLMEIAGVFGSLKAYHFEMKVNNGPCAFLEYVDHSVTIKACAGLNGMKLGGEVLTVLQAMPDASPLENAGESLSYGVPEHAKPLLRKPTQVLEINNVFAADTILSLSDMAIEEILDDVRLECARFGTIKSINVVKHSSGENLATKLEECKVINKVDAKEVSQDTNCITNNTESSFSDKATYPDFEGTNGMEIHDNNEMEEVKVDEGSCVYVDKNAEVFDYKSCREHVDDSAVEDVGDKGIPCSIIQECPDQQDTPNDGPEFYDKMVANDIDVNIENNMESKDTVCAFQEGFSEWDISAELVSPQKSIDTEEDIYGHVFKPGSVLVEYGRAEACCSAAHSLHGRFFDGRIVTVGYVALSLYRSRFTK, from the exons ATGAGCAAATCTAATCGTTCAAAGGAGAAGCATGGAAAAAGCAATTGGCTTTCTGAGCATAATTGTGATGAAGAGAGTGCAGCCCGTACAAGGCCATTTAGTTTTGAAGAGATTATgcttagaagaagaaacaaggaaCTGCTTGGAAAttcaccaaaagaaaaagaactgcttgaaaatgtaaaagacccTGCACATGGATGTTCTTCAGAGAAAATTACTGATCATTTTAAGTCTGCCAGAATCTATAAACATGACAAAAGTTTATCCTTTGGCATGGAGAAACATGTTTCGGAGGAATTAGTGAAAGTAACATCTAGAAAGAAAGTTGAAAGCGCCATTGTAAAGGAAGATGATTTAACTGAAGGGAAAAGAAGGGCAAACCATATTTTGGAAACCAAATCAAGTGCTGGATTAAATAATAAAGCCAGGATAACCAAAGAAAAGACTGAAAAAGAGATGTctggttataaaaaaaatgagcgAGTTCATGATAGTTCCGAGTATAGAGCTGGAAATAAGCATTCAAGAGATTCAGTTTATAAGGATAGTTATGTGGAAACAAATAGACCAAAATCTGAAagggaaataaagaaaaagaaccaCATTGGAGGGGATGAGAATCATAATATGTATGTTACTGAAAAGAGGCATGACAAAGATAGAGATAATAGGTGGAAATTGAAAAAGCGGTTAAGCAATGACTCTGAAGAAGTACCTGAAAAGAAGCATTATAGAGAATCAGATAAGGATAAGCATGCAGGGGGTAGGGCAAAATATGAAAGGGAAAccaagagaaaatacaaaaatggtGATGATGAAACTCAAGACAGGAATACATCAAGAAAACAAGATGCTGTGAAACATCATAACATGCACATTTATGAGAGGAAAGAGAGACGGGTAAAGGTGAAGTCTCATAATGAAGAATTAACAGCAAAGAGGAGATGTTCAAGAAGTCGAGAGCGTGAGGATAGAAGGTCCCCTTCTTTTTCACCAAGGGAGCAAAAACGTACTTATCAAGATGGAGAGCGCAAAGAGTTGTCAATGCATTCCTTGAAAGATAGTTCTAGAACTAAGAACCCTGATATTGATAGATATAGAGTATCAACTAATGGTTCAAGTGGTCACCATCATCGACATGGTGTCTCCACAAGTGGACTTGGTGGGTATTCTCCAAGGAAGAGGAAAAGTGAAGCCGCTGCCAAGACTCCTTCTCCATCTAAGCATTCTCTTGAGAAGAAACGTGCTGGATGGGATCTTCCCCCTGCAGGGACAAATAATCCTTCTGCTGTTGTTTCTTCAAGTTTTCCAGTATCAAATTGTGCTGTGTTGTCTAATATGCATGATGTGGTTTCAACTAGTTCTCTTGATCTAGCCCTTGTGAAGCCTCTGCCTGTGTCTTTTCCAAGTGATGTATCAACAGGGAAGAATACCAACATTGATTCTGTCCAATTGACACAAGCTACCCGGCCTATTAGAAGGCTTTATCTTGAGAATTTACCTGCTTCTGCTTCTGAGAAAGCTGTGATGGATTGTTTCAATAACCTCTTGCTCTCTGCCCGTGTAAATCATATCCAGCAAGCTCAACCATGCATCTGCTGCATT TTACATAAAGATAAGGGGCAAGCACTTGTAGAGTTCCTTACAGCTGATGATGCATCAGCTGCTCTTTCTTTTGATGGCAGTATGCTATTTGGCTCCATTGTGAAAATTAGACGTCCCAAAGACTACATTGAAGTTGCA ACTGGTGAACCAGCGAGATCAGTGGATGTTGCTGTCTCAATAAGTGATGTTGTAATTGATTCACCTCACAAG ATCTTCATTGGTGGAATTTCAAATCATCTTTCTTCAGAGATG CTTATGGAGATTGCTGGTGTGTTTGGATCTTTGAAGGCTTACCACTTTGAAATGAAGGTCAACAATGGACCATGTGCTTTTCTCGAG TACGTGGACCACTCTGTTACCATCAAAGCCTGTGCTGGTTTGAATGGTATGAAGCTGGGAGGGGAAGTATTAACAGTTCTTCAGGCTATGCCTGATGCATCACCCTTG GAAAATGCTGGTGAATCACTGTCTTATGGGGTTCCAGAGCATGCAAAACCACTGCTCAGAAAGCCAACACAAGTACTAGAGATTAATAATGTG TTTGCAGCAGACACTATTTTGTCTTTATCCGACATGGCCATTGAAGAAATTTTGGATGATGTACGGTTGGAATGTGCAAG ATTTGGGACTATTAAATCAATTAATGTAGTCAAGCATAGCAGTGGCGAGAATTTAGCAACCAAATTAGAAGAATGCAAAGTCATAAACAAAGTGGATGCTAAAGAAGTTTCTCAAGACACAAACTGTATTACTAATAATACAGAATCTAGTTTTTCTGACAAGGCTACTTACCCCGACTTTGAAGGAACAAATGGGATGGAAATCCATGATAACAATGAAATGGAAGAAGTTAAAGTTGACGAGGGTAGCTGTGTTTATGTTGATAAAAATGCTGAAGTTTTTGACTATAAATCATGTAGAGAACACGTGGATGATTCAGCAGTAGAAGATGTGGGGGATAAGGGCATACCTTGTAGTATCATTCAAGAATGTCCTGATCAACAAGATACACCCAATGATGGGCCAGAATTTTATGATAAGATGGTTGCTAACGATATTGATGtgaatattgaaaataatatggaATCTAAAGACACAGTTTGTGCATTTCAGGAAGGCTTTTCTGAATGGGATATCAGTGCAGAATTGGTTAGTCCCCAAAAGAGCATTGACACGGAAGAGGATATTTATGGTCATGTATTTAAACCAGGTTCTGTTCTTGTTGAGTATGGAAGAGCTGAAGCATGTTGTTCGGCAGCACATAGTTTGCACGGACGATTCTTTGATGGCAGAATTGTGACGGTGGGATATGTTGCTCTCAGCCTATACAGATCAAGATTTACAAAATGA